The DNA segment TTCAACATTAAGGCATTAAGAAAATGAAGATCAGACCATTCTGAACGCTATGCTTAATGAATCTTAACTTCTTAATGGTTTAATGTTTTTACCATTAAGGCATTAAGAAAATGAAGATCAGGCCATTCTAAACCCTATGCTTAATGAATCTTAACTTCTTAATGGTTTAATTATTCGCCATTAAGGCATTAAGAAAATGAAGTTCAGACCATCATAAACGGTTTGCTTAATGCATCATAACTTCTTAATGGTAAAAACTCCTCCCTTAATATTCAAAATCTCCGTACTTTAGCTCCTATGAAAAAATTATTTTCTCTTTTTCTATTTCTCTCAACTTCTATACTTTTCGCGCAAGCGAAATTCGTAGAAACTACGCAGATCAATCAGACATCAGTAGACGCTGATACAATTCTAGGTTACGATACTTTCAATTCTCTCTATTACATCAACGAAAATACGCTTTACAAAACAATAAATTCAACCAAAGTGGAATACAACAATTTTTCACTTGGGAAAATATCAAAAGTTGATTTCCAAAATCCATTAAAAATTCTAATTTTCTACGAGCGATTTAATACCGCAGTTTTGCTGGACAAGCAATTATCCGAAATTATAAAATTCGACTTTTCGCAGAATGAAACTCCGATAGTTTGTAGCGCGATCGGAATTAGCACGCAAAATAATTTATGGATTTATAATAATCTGACTCAGAAAATCAGTTTATACGATACTTCCAGAAACACTCTAAAAGAACTAAGCACAATTTTAGAATCACCGATAAAATATTATAAAACAGATCAAAATCAGTTTTCGTGGATTGACGAAAATGACAATTGGTTTAGCTGTGATATTTACGGGAAAATTAAAAAGATTGCCACTACTGGCAAATCAGAATTTGTACAATTTGCTGATAGTCGCAGCATCATTTTCAAAAAAGATAATTTGTTCTATTTCAGAAGAGCGGGAATGGAGGAAGCAGTAGTGCTTAAAAACGTTAATAAGTCGGCAACTAGTTTTCAACTTCAAGGCGATATTTTATCTATTTTTACAAATCGTGATATTATAAATTATAAATTCGTACTACCGTAATGCACATAGCAATAGCAGGAAATATTGGAGCAGGAAAAACAACTCTCACCACACTTTTGGCAAAACACTTTCGTTGGGAGCCCCATTTTGAAGAGGTTGTAGACAATCCGTACTTGGATGATTTTTACCATCAGATGGAGCGTTGGTCGTTTAACCTTCAGATATATTTCCTTAACAGTCGTTTTCGTCAGATTTTGCAAATTCGCGAAAGCGGAAAGTCTGTAATTCAGGACCGAACAATATATGAAGATGCACACATCTTTGCACCCAACTTACACGCAATGGGCTTGATGACAAATAGGGATTTTGAGAATTATACTTCATTATTTGAGCTAATGGAATCGCTGGTTTCGCCACCAGATTTGCTAATTTATCTAAGAAGTTCTATTCCAAATCTTGTTGGACAGATTCACAAACGTGGTCGTGAGTACGAAAACTCAATTTCTATCGAATATCTGAGCCGACTTAACGAGCGTTACGAAGCTTGGGTTCACGGTTATACCAAAGGAAAACTTCTGATTATCGACGTTGACACAATTGATTTTGTAAATAATCCTGAAGATTTGGGAACAATTATCAATAGAATTGATGCTGAATTGCATGGACTTTTTTAGCTGTTAGCTGTCAGCCTTTAGCTGTTAGCTTTTTGTAGCAGCGAGAATGTGTACTGCAACTATTTTACTTAGAAAAATTACGCTTTCGCGGAAAGAACTATCATAGCACGAATTTGAAATTGTTAGAAAATATTTCTTCGCGAGACGTCTTGCGGGGATTTTAGTCTTTGGCTGAATTACTTCTGCCCTATTAGTTCTTTGCGAATTGCTGAATTCCTAAGATTAGCGAATCTTTAAGATTTTGAATTTACCAAGCATGATTATAATCAATAATTTTGCAGGCTAAATTAAATCTATATCATGAACAAATTTTACATTTTTGCCGCGGCCTTTATTTCTTCTCTAGGTTTTGCACAACAATCAACTTCTTTCGAAGCTTCTGAAGGTTTCACTTTAGGAACGATTCACAATCAAAATGGTTGGGTTGTTACCGAAGGATCTGATGGTTTTGTGACGAACCAAATTATTACAGACGAGACAGCATCAGTAGGAAATTTCTCTTTTAAAAATGCAAATGAACCAGGTTTTGGAGATCAGTGGTTTCCGATTTTTGGTGCGGTAAAAACGTTTGAAACTCCTGCAAATCATAACAACTTTACGATATCCTACGATGTAAAAGCTACAGAAAAATTAGGCGCTGATTTCGAATTTACTTTATACGCAATCGATGATCAAGAGGAATTTGTTCCAATTGCGGGGATCGGAATTGAGAATAGAGGTTTTATTTATATGATAAAAGACATCGATTATGGTTTTGAATACGCAACTTCAGAATGGGAAATTAACCAATGGATTAACATCAAGATTGAAGTAACTGCCACAGATATTAAATATTATGTTGATAATATCTTACAAGGAACTTTTGCAAATAGCACTTCTTTAGACATTCTAGGTTTTAATATGTTGCACAACAATTACGGTGGAGATGCTTATTATGATAATATCCAAATCACGACAGGACCTTTAAATACAGCTGATTTTACAAAACAATCTTTGGCTCTTTATCCAAATCCAGCGACAAATTCAGTATCTATTAATTCTGAATCCGACATTATAAATGTGGGAATTTTTACTTTAAACGGGCAGAAAGTTTTAGAAACTATTCAATCTTCCAATATAGATATTAGCGGTCTATCACAAGGATTGTACTTATTAACAGCAACAGATATCTCTGGCAATAAGACAACTACCAAATTATTGAAAAGGTAGATAGTTAGAATCAGAACACAACAAAAAAATCCTCTTAGAAGTGTTTCTAAGGGGATTTTTTTTTTAGTAAAAATTGAAATATTATTTTCTAAAATCGTGCAACTGTGCTTTTACTTCAGCTTCCGTTCCTTCTAATATTTTGGTGGAGACTTTATTGTCTTGAGTTGTGGTAATGATTGTTTTCATCATTCCATCGGCATCTTTAGTACTTTCTATTCGAACTTCTTTTGAAACCACCGCGGTTGCCGGAACTACTGCAGTAGTTGCGATTGTAGCTTCCACTTCTGTGAGCGGTTTCACTTCCAAAGTTTCAATTGGCAAATCTGATCCTAAGATTGGCGCAATTACCAATCCGATAAGACAAGTCAGTTTTATTAAAATATTCATCGATGGCCCTGAAGTATCTTTAAGAGGATCTCCAACTGTATCTCCTGTAATGGCAGCTTTGTGTGCGTCTGAACCTTTAAAAGTCATCTCGCCATTGATCATGACTCCTGCTTCAAAAGATTTCTTAGCATTATCCCATGCGCCTCCAGCATTATTTTGGAAAACTGCCCAAAGTACACCAGAAACGGTGACTCCTGCCATATAACCTCCAAGCATTTCGGCAATCAAGAGATTATTAGATCCGTAAACCATTTTACCAAGTAGAACAATTGCAATTGGAAAACCAATGGTTAGAACACCCGGCAGAATCATTTCGCGCAAAGCGGCTTTTGTCGAAATATCCACACACTTTGCATATTCTGGTTTTGCTGTTCCCTCTAGAATTCCCGGAATTTCTCTAAACTGACGACGCACTTCATTTACCATATCCATTGCAGCTTTTCCAACAGAGTTCATTGCGAGAGCAGAGAAAACAACGGGAATCATTCCACCCACAAACAACATCGCTAAAACTGGCGCCTTGAAAATATTGATTCCGTCGATTCCTGTAAAGGTTACATAGGCTGCAAACAATGCCAGAGATGTCAATGCTGCCGAAGCGATTGCAAAGCCTTTTCCTGTCGCTGCCGTTGTATTTCCTACCGCATCAAGAATATCTGTTCTAGTACGAACTTCTTTTGGAAGTTCACTCATTTCGGCAATTCCGCCTGCATTATCGGCAATTGGCCCAAAAGCATCGATGGCAAGTTGCATTGCAGTGGTTGCCATCATCGCCGAAGCGGCAAGTGCCACTCCATAAAACCCTGCAAAAGCGTAGGAAATCCATATCGCTGCTGCAAATAATAGCACGGTTGGAAAAGTAGAAATCATTCCTGTTGCCAATCCTGCAATAACGTTTGTTCCGGCTCCCGTAGAAGATTTCTGAACGATTGCCATAACTGGTTTTGTTCCCAATCCTGTGTAATATTCTGTAACAAACGAAATAACTCCGCCCACAATTAGCCCGACAATGGTTGCGTAAAAGACGTTTATAGATTCTATTTCTTTAATTCCTTCTCCGTAAAACGACATTTTTAGAGTAGGTGGCAGCATATATTTTACTAAAACAAAACACGCACCGGCCGTCAAAGCAATCGAAATCCAATTCCCCACATTTAGAGCCGACTGAACTTGCTTTTCTTTAGCATTATTATCTTTGATACTCACTACCAAAGTTCCAATAATCGAGAACAGAATTCCAAAACCAGCGATTGACATCGGAAGCAAAATAGGTCCGATTCCACCGAAAACATCATCAATTGCGCCACCCATATCCTTAATCACGTAGTTTCCTAATACCATTGCAGCAAGTACAGTTGCAACATACGATCCAAAAAGATCGGCTCCCATTCCTGCTACATCACCTACATTATCACCTACATTATCGGCAATAGTTGCAGGATTACGAGGATCATCTTCTGGAATACCAGCTTCTACTTTTCCAACAAGGTCGGCACCCACATCGGCTGCTTTAGTATAAATTCCCCCACCGACTCTAGCGAACAATGCAATTGATTCGGCACCTAACGAAAATCCTGCTAGTGTCTCGAGAAGAATAGTCATTTGATGTACATTGGTCCAAACGCCATCCATAAAATAATGAAAGAGAATAATAAAGAACCCAGTAAGTCCCAAAACTGCAAGACCTGCAACTCCAAGTCCCATTACTGTACCCCCGCCAAAAGAGACTTTGAGTGCTTGTGGCAAACTAGTACGAGCAGCTTGTGTGGTGCGGACATTGGTTTTTGTGGCAATCTTCATTCCCATATTTCCTGCAAGTGCAGAGAAAAAAGCTCCGAAAACAAAGGCTACGACAATCAGTATATGAGTTGTAGGCACAAAATAAGAAACTATTGCGAGTGCAATACTCGCAGCAACCACAAAGATTGCAAGTAGCCGGTATTCTGCTTTTAGGAAAGCAAGAGCACCTTCATATATATAATCTGAAATCTCTTTCATCTTACCGTCGCCCGGATCTTGTTTAAGAACCCAACTTCGTTTTGCCCACATAAATACCAGTCCTAAAATTGCCATGGCAATAGGAACATAAATCATTAATGAATCCATAGATAAAAGGTTTAAATATTGAAATATTGTTTGCTAATAATTCAAATTTAAACAAAAAAGACAGCCTTTTTACAAAAGCTGTCTTTTTTTATTATGATAAAATTTAGATTATTTTATACTGAATAATCCTTCTTCTCTATTTTCTATTGCTTCAAAACGGTTGATGCACTGAACAATAATTTCTTTTGCTTCGTTTGCATCTCCCCATCCACCAACATCAACTTTCTTGTTTTCAAGATCTTTGTACACTTGAAAAAAGTGCTCAATTTCTTTAAGAAGGTGTGGGTTGATATCGCTAAGATCTTCAAGTCTATTCCAGATTGGATCTGAAACTGGTACACAGATAATCTTTTCGTCTTGACCTTTGTCATCTGCCATGTGGAAAACACCGATTGGCTTTACTTCCATTACACATCCAGGAAAAGTTGGCTCAGTTACCAAAACTAAAACATCTAATGGATCTCCATCAAGCGCTAAAGTTTCTGGAATGAATCCATAATCTGCAGGATACATCATTGACGAAAACAACATTCGGTCGTAACGTATTTTTTTGAATTCGAAATCGTATTCGTATTTGTTTCTGCTTCCTTTTGGTATTTCAATCAATACGTCAAAAGTTAGAATTTTGTCAGCTGTCATTTTTATAATTTTTAATCGGGTGCAAAAATAGCCAAAAATTGGCATTTGGCGAAATTTGTTCTACTTAATAAATAAAAATTAAGTAAATCTTTTAAGAAATGTGGATTTTGGCAAGCATTTTAATTTAGATTTCAGAAAATATAGAGGTGGATTTTGGCAACTTAGTTTATAAAAGTTGAAGATCCCTACAGACAGCCGGAATAAGGTCCTAAAAATGAAACCCAATAGAACCTTTAATCGAAAATTTATTGGCGTCAGGCACATCTAAATAACTGCCTCTCCAACTACACTCTATGCGAAAAACTTTGAATATATTCCCTATTCCTGCATTATATTCCCAATATCCATCGGTTG comes from the Flavobacterium ardleyense genome and includes:
- a CDS encoding inorganic diphosphatase, with amino-acid sequence MTADKILTFDVLIEIPKGSRNKYEYDFEFKKIRYDRMLFSSMMYPADYGFIPETLALDGDPLDVLVLVTEPTFPGCVMEVKPIGVFHMADDKGQDEKIICVPVSDPIWNRLEDLSDINPHLLKEIEHFFQVYKDLENKKVDVGGWGDANEAKEIIVQCINRFEAIENREEGLFSIK
- a CDS encoding T9SS type A sorting domain-containing protein: MNKFYIFAAAFISSLGFAQQSTSFEASEGFTLGTIHNQNGWVVTEGSDGFVTNQIITDETASVGNFSFKNANEPGFGDQWFPIFGAVKTFETPANHNNFTISYDVKATEKLGADFEFTLYAIDDQEEFVPIAGIGIENRGFIYMIKDIDYGFEYATSEWEINQWINIKIEVTATDIKYYVDNILQGTFANSTSLDILGFNMLHNNYGGDAYYDNIQITTGPLNTADFTKQSLALYPNPATNSVSINSESDIINVGIFTLNGQKVLETIQSSNIDISGLSQGLYLLTATDISGNKTTTKLLKR
- a CDS encoding deoxynucleoside kinase, giving the protein MHIAIAGNIGAGKTTLTTLLAKHFRWEPHFEEVVDNPYLDDFYHQMERWSFNLQIYFLNSRFRQILQIRESGKSVIQDRTIYEDAHIFAPNLHAMGLMTNRDFENYTSLFELMESLVSPPDLLIYLRSSIPNLVGQIHKRGREYENSISIEYLSRLNERYEAWVHGYTKGKLLIIDVDTIDFVNNPEDLGTIINRIDAELHGLF
- a CDS encoding sodium-translocating pyrophosphatase yields the protein MDSLMIYVPIAMAILGLVFMWAKRSWVLKQDPGDGKMKEISDYIYEGALAFLKAEYRLLAIFVVAASIALAIVSYFVPTTHILIVVAFVFGAFFSALAGNMGMKIATKTNVRTTQAARTSLPQALKVSFGGGTVMGLGVAGLAVLGLTGFFIILFHYFMDGVWTNVHQMTILLETLAGFSLGAESIALFARVGGGIYTKAADVGADLVGKVEAGIPEDDPRNPATIADNVGDNVGDVAGMGADLFGSYVATVLAAMVLGNYVIKDMGGAIDDVFGGIGPILLPMSIAGFGILFSIIGTLVVSIKDNNAKEKQVQSALNVGNWISIALTAGACFVLVKYMLPPTLKMSFYGEGIKEIESINVFYATIVGLIVGGVISFVTEYYTGLGTKPVMAIVQKSSTGAGTNVIAGLATGMISTFPTVLLFAAAIWISYAFAGFYGVALAASAMMATTAMQLAIDAFGPIADNAGGIAEMSELPKEVRTRTDILDAVGNTTAATGKGFAIASAALTSLALFAAYVTFTGIDGINIFKAPVLAMLFVGGMIPVVFSALAMNSVGKAAMDMVNEVRRQFREIPGILEGTAKPEYAKCVDISTKAALREMILPGVLTIGFPIAIVLLGKMVYGSNNLLIAEMLGGYMAGVTVSGVLWAVFQNNAGGAWDNAKKSFEAGVMINGEMTFKGSDAHKAAITGDTVGDPLKDTSGPSMNILIKLTCLIGLVIAPILGSDLPIETLEVKPLTEVEATIATTAVVPATAVVSKEVRIESTKDADGMMKTIITTTQDNKVSTKILEGTEAEVKAQLHDFRK